A section of the Bombus terrestris chromosome 2, iyBomTerr1.2, whole genome shotgun sequence genome encodes:
- the LOC125384610 gene encoding glutathione S-transferase C-terminal domain-containing protein homolog, producing the protein MNEVYLEVYSLTELCLVPIETIITLFTVKYCNSKINIKLVPSEQKPLERVYTINISTFVYEVMDMNKIPYPALSCELPIIVINKTSCIAGLCAILREIIKETTAECPTHYCRKLLGFKESCLTACSESSVWTKFCEVDLVLTVKFLHLDDVKQSKLPSNMARFEYHMSQPARLHNLYKYTRSKKYFDENVISQDGTPEHTYAEGSYVTLADIIIFVCTHILLSVFSSETTMQLLPLTVKWYKRMIEDQIILDCLECLPVLKSQDMTKSNYTFPDVPNQSLYKSDPKRYKPKSRVYTRQEDVEYSLQLFKTLNIQTKLDLEPFGAELNLDWSSVPYDATPEGGALPLARLKRKHEQLQNMCKPVMKLAKTGDVIVDFCSGSGHLGILVAYFLPYCTVILLENKEKSLNRAKERVNKLKLTNIKFYQCNLDYFKGHFDIGMSLHACGVATDLVIQQCIKEKAIFVCCPCCYGSLHNCHHLTYPRSNIFKDEIDQESYIILSHAADQTHDEKNVKTNQGYECMAIIDTDRKLLAEQFGYRVYLSKFIPNTCTPKNHILVGIPKKEIVNVECVS; encoded by the coding sequence atgaacgaaGTTTATTTGGAAGTATATTCTTTGACAGAATTATGTCTAGTTccaatagaaacaataataacattatttacTGTAAAATACTgcaattctaaaattaatattaagctTGTACCAAGTGAACAAAAACCTCTTGAACGagtatatactataaatatttccaCTTTTGTTTATGAAGTTATGGATATGAATAAAATTCCATATCCGGCACTGTCATGTGAATTGCCAATTATCGTTATAAATAAAACTAGTTGCATCGCAGGGCTTTGCGCGATTCTGCGCGAAATAATCAAAGAAACCACGGCAGAATGTCCAACACATTACTGTCGAAAGCTATTAGGGTTCAAAGAATCCTGTTTAACTGCTTGTTCAGAATCAAGCGTTTGGACGAAATTTTGCGAGGTAGATTTGGTACTGACTGTAAAATTTCTACACTTGGATGATGTAAAGCAAAGCAAGTTACCTTCCAACATGGCCAGATTTGAATATCACATGTCGCAGCCAGCTAGGCTGCACAATCTGTATAAATATACCAGgtcgaaaaaatattttgacgaGAACGTAATTTCACAAGATGGAACGCCAGAACATACATATGCTGAAGGTTCGTACGTGACTCTAGcagatataattatatttgtttgcaCTCATATTTTATTGAGTGTATTTTCGAGCGAAACTACAATGCAGCTTCTTCCGTTAACCGTTAAATGGTATAAAAGAATGATCGAAGATCAAATTATACTCGACTGCCTCGAGTGCTTGCCAGTATTGAAGAGTCAAGATATGACTAAATCCAATTACACGTTTCCTGATGTACCAAATCAAAGTCTGTATAAAAGTGATCCGAAAAGATATAAACCGAAAAGTCGCGTTTATACGAGACAAGAAGATGTAGAGTACTCGTTGCAATTGTTCAAAACCTTAAACATACAAACCAAACTCGATTTGGAACCATTTGGTGCGGAATTGAATCTTGATTGGTCTTCGGTACCGTATGACGCTACCCCAGAAGGTGGTGCCTTACCACTTGCGCGCTTAAAAAGGAAACACGAACAATTACAAAATATGTGTAAGCCGGTGATGAAATTGGCAAAAACGGGAGATGTAATAGTGGACTTTTGTTCTGGTAGCGGTCATTTGGGTATCTTAGTCGCGTATTTTCTGCCATATTGTACCGTTATATTATTggagaataaagaaaaatctttGAACAGAGCCAAGGAAAGAGTGAACAAGTTAAAATTAACGAATATAAAGTTTTATCAATGTAATTTAGACTATTTTAAAGGACACTTCGATATTGGCATGTCGTTGCATGCGTGTGGAGTTGCAACCGATTTAGTCATACAACAATGCATCAAAGAAAAAGCTATTTTTGTGTGTTGTCCGTGTTGTTATGGATCATTACATAATTGTCATCATTTAACATACCCAAGGAGTAACATTTTTAAGGATGAAATAGATCAGGAAAGTTATATAATTCTTAGTCATGCTGCAGACCAAACACATGatgagaaaaatgttaaaacaaATCAGGGATACGAGTGCATGGCTATTATCGATACTGATAGAAAGTTATTGGCCGAACAATTTGGCTATAGAGTGTATCTTTCGAAATTCATACCGAACACGTGTACACCTAAAAACCATATATTAGTAGGTATtcctaaaaaagaaattgtaaacGTCGAATGTGTAAGTTAA